From Saprospiraceae bacterium, one genomic window encodes:
- a CDS encoding FKBP-type peptidyl-prolyl cis-trans isomerase yields the protein MDTFSYSLGVLFGNSLKQQGIEKISSSDLTEALETMLAGKDPKINMKDASEFYSKTISKLQEKQHEGNKMEGEKFLEVNAKKPGIITTASGLQYEVLTMGTGPKPTANDKVKTHYHGTLINGKVFDSSVDRGEPISFPLSNVIKGWTEALQLMPVGSKFRLFIPYQLAYGEKGAGGDIKPYSALIFEVELLGIE from the coding sequence ATGGATACATTTAGTTACAGCCTTGGGGTGTTGTTTGGCAATTCACTGAAACAACAAGGCATTGAAAAAATTTCATCTTCAGATTTGACAGAAGCGCTTGAAACAATGTTGGCCGGAAAAGATCCCAAAATCAATATGAAAGATGCTTCGGAATTTTATTCTAAAACCATTTCAAAACTTCAGGAAAAACAACATGAAGGCAATAAAATGGAAGGTGAAAAATTTCTGGAAGTAAATGCCAAGAAACCGGGAATCATTACAACCGCCAGCGGCCTTCAATATGAAGTGCTCACCATGGGTACAGGCCCAAAACCCACGGCGAATGATAAAGTAAAAACGCATTATCACGGCACATTGATCAATGGAAAGGTGTTTGATAGTTCGGTAGATCGGGGTGAGCCCATTTCATTTCCACTCAGCAATGTAATCAAAGGTTGGACCGAAGCATTGCAGTTGATGCCGGTTGGTTCAAAATTTAGGTTGTTCATACCTTACCAACTCGCCTATGGAGAAAAAGGAGCCGGCGGTGATATCAAACCTTATTCGGCTTTGATTTTTGAAGTAGAGTTGCTGGGCATAGAATAA
- the trmD gene encoding tRNA (guanosine(37)-N1)-methyltransferase TrmD produces MRIDIISVVPELLHSPFSHSILKRSREKNLLEVNLIDLRVFGSGNYKQVDDYAFGGGAGMVLMAEPLANCIESLTSVTSYDEVIYLTPDGTTLHQKIANQLSLKENLLLICGHYKGIDQRIRDLYVTQEISIGDYVLSGGELAAAVLVDSIGRLIPGVLNDETSALTDSFQDQLLAPPVYTRPAEFKGLKVPDVLLSGHEAKIAEWRFEESIKRTKERRPDLLTDTDMV; encoded by the coding sequence ATGCGCATTGATATTATTTCTGTCGTTCCGGAGCTTTTACACAGCCCGTTTTCACATTCCATTTTGAAAAGATCCAGAGAAAAAAATCTCCTGGAAGTAAATCTGATTGATCTGAGGGTTTTTGGAAGCGGCAATTACAAACAGGTGGATGATTATGCTTTTGGCGGAGGTGCCGGAATGGTTTTGATGGCAGAGCCCCTCGCAAATTGCATTGAATCCTTAACGTCCGTGACTTCTTATGATGAGGTCATCTATCTGACTCCCGATGGCACCACACTCCATCAAAAAATAGCCAATCAACTAAGCCTGAAAGAAAATCTTCTTTTGATCTGCGGCCATTATAAAGGCATTGATCAAAGAATCAGAGATCTCTATGTCACACAGGAAATTTCTATTGGGGACTATGTATTAAGTGGCGGGGAACTGGCTGCAGCGGTATTGGTGGACAGCATAGGTAGATTAATTCCCGGCGTATTGAACGATGAAACATCGGCACTTACAGATTCATTTCAGGACCAACTGCTGGCTCCTCCCGTTTACACCAGACCCGCAGAATTCAAGGGATTAAAAGTTCCTGATGTTTTATTAAGTGGCCACGAGGCTAAAATTGCAGAATGGCGTTTTGAGGAGTCTATTAAAAGAACCAAAGAACGACGACCTGATCTGCTGACAGATACGGACATGGTGTAA
- a CDS encoding DUF2490 domain-containing protein → MSKLLVLSISISWVSLLSGQQTYLGNWFQYVGNNGFSKNWNWLNEVQYRNYNFIGDLEQFLVRTGIGYNLTPQNNQLLMGYAFIQSKPYLNGTDERIQTQEHRLFQQFVTRQNFGRFFITHRYRFEQRFLEEEFRTRFRYLFWLQIPLNTPNITQKSVYISAFNELFIHGNGKLYDRNRLYAAVGYGINHFIRLELGVMSQIFQTNSRPQLQIALFNNLQLFKIQ, encoded by the coding sequence ATGTCAAAACTCCTTGTTCTATCTATTTCAATATCCTGGGTAAGTTTGCTCTCTGGGCAGCAAACCTATTTGGGCAACTGGTTTCAATATGTCGGCAACAATGGGTTTTCAAAAAATTGGAATTGGCTGAATGAAGTACAATACAGAAATTACAATTTTATCGGAGATCTTGAACAATTTCTGGTGCGCACAGGCATAGGCTATAACCTAACTCCCCAAAACAATCAGCTTCTGATGGGCTATGCTTTCATCCAATCAAAACCCTACTTAAATGGCACTGACGAGCGAATTCAAACTCAGGAGCACAGATTGTTTCAACAATTTGTTACGCGCCAAAATTTTGGTAGATTTTTTATCACCCACCGCTACCGTTTTGAACAGAGATTTCTGGAAGAAGAATTCAGAACAAGATTCCGGTATTTGTTTTGGTTGCAGATCCCTCTGAATACGCCAAACATTACCCAAAAATCGGTTTACATCTCCGCATTTAATGAACTTTTTATCCATGGGAACGGTAAATTATACGATCGGAATCGACTCTATGCAGCCGTTGGGTATGGAATCAATCATTTTATCCGATTGGAACTTGGCGTGATGTCGCAAATCTTTCAAACAAACTCGCGTCCACAGTTACAAATAGCTCTGTTTAATAATCTGCAACTATTCAAAATTCAATGA
- a CDS encoding S9 family peptidase yields the protein MEMSCKNAQKDIPVSYPDTKMDTVIDQYHGQSVSDPFRWLEDDRSEQTAEWVRLQNQLTFNYLDQIPFRQKLKDRMVLWMNYEKSSTPVKEKNHYYFFKNNGLQNQDVFYRSSQLDSEHELVIDPNTFSKEGTTSISGLSVSKDEKYLAFQVSAGGSDWNKILVLDLATKSLMKDTIHWVKFSSISWDLGGFYYSRYPQPDGSSLSEKNEFHSVWYHKMGTDQSYDQLIYEDRDHPQRNIYANITEDQRFLCLNISESTSGNALMVKDLRNPSSEWIRIVNTLDDDYRIIGNANDQLYVLTNADAARWKLISFNINQPDQKQWKVVIPESSDVLNNVELYHQKLVVSYMRNASSLIRIFDLNGNFLQELQLPEIGTVASFSGKENEALAFFSFSSFKRPNSIYQVDLDSYEVKPHFIPKTMHNPDDYTTEQHWFHSKDGTRVPLFLTYKKGIRKNGQAPTLLYGYGGFNIPLTPSFNPLKMPLLEHGGILAVANIRGGGEFGKDWHLAGTKEKKQNVFDDFMAAADFLVQEKFTSREKLAIEGRSNGGLLVGACITQKPDMCKVAFPGVGVLDMLRYHKFTIGWAWAVDYGTSDAKDEFDYLFKYSPLHNCKESEYPATMITTADHDDRVVPAHSFKFAATLQKAQKGQVPILIRVDISAGHGAGKPTSKRIDEAADLLSFMFYQMNITPDFKEL from the coding sequence ATGGAGATGAGCTGTAAAAATGCACAAAAAGACATCCCCGTCTCTTATCCCGATACCAAAATGGATACCGTGATTGACCAATATCACGGCCAATCTGTTTCAGACCCTTTCAGATGGCTCGAGGATGACCGGAGTGAACAAACTGCGGAATGGGTTAGACTGCAAAATCAACTTACTTTTAACTATTTAGACCAAATTCCATTTCGTCAAAAACTTAAAGACCGAATGGTCCTTTGGATGAATTATGAAAAGTCATCTACACCGGTAAAGGAAAAAAATCATTACTACTTTTTTAAAAACAATGGTCTTCAAAATCAGGATGTTTTCTATCGAAGCAGCCAATTGGATTCTGAGCATGAGTTGGTGATTGATCCCAATACTTTTTCCAAAGAAGGTACCACCTCTATCAGTGGCTTGTCAGTTTCTAAGGATGAAAAATATTTGGCTTTTCAGGTGTCCGCAGGCGGCTCAGATTGGAACAAAATTCTGGTTCTGGATTTGGCGACAAAAAGTTTGATGAAAGATACCATCCATTGGGTAAAGTTTAGCAGCATCAGCTGGGACCTTGGAGGTTTTTATTACAGCAGATATCCTCAACCCGATGGCTCTTCTCTATCGGAGAAAAATGAATTTCATTCGGTTTGGTATCACAAAATGGGGACAGATCAAAGTTATGATCAATTGATTTATGAGGATAGAGATCACCCGCAAAGAAATATATACGCGAATATCACCGAAGACCAAAGATTTTTGTGTCTCAACATTTCTGAATCCACCAGCGGCAATGCACTTATGGTTAAAGATCTGCGAAATCCAAGCTCTGAATGGATCAGAATTGTAAATACCCTGGACGATGATTACAGAATAATTGGTAACGCAAATGATCAATTGTATGTTTTGACCAACGCAGATGCTGCCAGATGGAAGTTAATATCTTTTAATATCAATCAACCAGATCAAAAACAATGGAAGGTGGTGATCCCAGAATCTTCCGATGTACTAAATAATGTTGAATTATATCATCAAAAACTGGTCGTAAGCTATATGAGAAACGCTTCGAGTCTGATCAGAATATTTGATTTAAATGGAAATTTCTTGCAAGAATTACAGCTTCCGGAAATTGGCACGGTCGCAAGTTTTTCCGGTAAGGAAAATGAAGCCCTTGCATTTTTTAGTTTTAGCTCATTTAAGAGACCCAACAGCATCTATCAAGTTGACCTGGATAGCTACGAAGTAAAACCCCACTTTATTCCAAAGACTATGCACAATCCGGACGACTATACAACAGAACAGCATTGGTTTCATAGCAAAGATGGCACCAGGGTACCTTTGTTTTTGACATATAAAAAAGGGATCCGGAAAAATGGTCAGGCACCTACCTTGTTGTACGGCTATGGAGGATTTAATATTCCTTTGACCCCTTCTTTTAATCCCCTGAAAATGCCTTTACTCGAACATGGGGGAATACTGGCAGTAGCGAATATCCGAGGGGGCGGAGAATTTGGCAAAGACTGGCATTTGGCCGGCACCAAAGAAAAAAAACAAAATGTTTTTGATGATTTTATGGCTGCCGCTGATTTTCTGGTTCAGGAAAAATTTACATCAAGAGAGAAATTGGCCATCGAAGGAAGGTCGAACGGTGGTTTGTTGGTAGGAGCGTGCATTACCCAAAAACCGGACATGTGCAAGGTCGCATTCCCCGGGGTAGGTGTATTGGACATGCTGCGTTATCACAAATTCACCATAGGGTGGGCTTGGGCTGTAGATTATGGCACGAGTGATGCAAAGGACGAATTTGATTATCTTTTCAAATATTCACCCCTCCACAATTGTAAAGAATCTGAATATCCTGCAACAATGATCACCACTGCTGATCACGATGACAGAGTAGTACCCGCACATTCCTTCAAGTTTGCCGCAACCCTCCAAAAGGCACAAAAAGGTCAGGTACCGATTCTGATTAGGGTAGACATTTCAGCGGGCCATGGTGCAGGCAAGCCCACCTCCAAAAGAATCGATGAAGCCGCTGACTTGCTGAGTTTTATGTTCTATCAAATGAATATTACTCCGGATTTCAAAGAATTATGA
- a CDS encoding MATE family efflux transporter gives MSKKLVLLHLQMILLSDICRINFTWMSVFSYSEIRPVLQLAWPIIIGNLSQILLNLIDSMIVGQLGYRELAASGLINSVLSLPMVSCMGLSVALAPMMADLASRNQLLKGRQVLQSAGLSVLTLTGLVVAFLFYFEFLLYRLGQEKEIVDIGKPFFFWMCWSLMPMMGFFILKQFYDGLGMVRIPMTIALLSIAINTILNIALVFGKWGFPKMGLEGSGLATFITRFLIFAGLLIHLIYTPKFKVYQLFKFDINRSSMYKFLKLGIPSSWQSFSEVAAFSLLAIMIGWFGAVQMAAHQIAISVATATYMISLGLSSAGSIFIGSHYRQNENSVIRYNGMLVLKLGLCYSIVAALVLAALHQWIPHLFTREQEVLQIAAQLMLLAAAFQISDAVQAIGIGILRGLQDVRIPTLITTISYWVIGIPSGYLLATLFELKAVGVWSGFVICLSISAIFLLRRFLHITKSQIHSKTI, from the coding sequence ATGTCTAAAAAATTAGTTCTGCTTCATTTACAAATGATACTTTTGAGCGATATATGCAGAATTAATTTTACCTGGATGTCTGTTTTTTCATATTCTGAAATTAGACCTGTTCTACAACTTGCCTGGCCCATCATCATCGGTAATTTGTCTCAGATTTTATTGAATCTGATTGATTCTATGATCGTAGGCCAACTCGGTTATCGTGAATTGGCCGCATCTGGCTTGATCAACAGTGTACTCAGTTTGCCAATGGTGAGCTGTATGGGTCTTTCTGTAGCACTCGCTCCCATGATGGCAGATCTCGCAAGTAGAAATCAATTGTTAAAAGGCAGACAGGTATTGCAGAGCGCTGGATTGTCCGTACTGACTCTTACAGGATTGGTCGTGGCTTTCTTATTTTACTTTGAATTTTTACTGTATCGCCTGGGTCAGGAAAAGGAAATAGTTGACATTGGAAAGCCCTTTTTCTTTTGGATGTGCTGGTCACTCATGCCAATGATGGGTTTCTTTATTTTAAAACAGTTTTACGATGGACTTGGCATGGTCAGAATTCCTATGACAATCGCCCTTCTATCAATTGCAATCAATACCATCCTCAATATCGCACTTGTCTTTGGCAAATGGGGTTTCCCAAAGATGGGATTGGAAGGGAGCGGACTAGCTACTTTTATCACCAGGTTTTTAATTTTTGCCGGTCTTTTGATCCATTTGATCTATACTCCTAAATTCAAAGTTTATCAACTTTTCAAATTCGATATCAATCGTTCCTCAATGTATAAGTTTCTCAAACTCGGGATTCCTTCTTCCTGGCAATCTTTCAGTGAGGTAGCTGCCTTTTCTCTGTTGGCCATTATGATTGGCTGGTTTGGTGCTGTGCAAATGGCGGCTCATCAGATTGCCATTTCTGTAGCCACCGCAACATATATGATTTCACTCGGATTGTCTTCTGCAGGTTCTATTTTTATAGGCAGCCATTACCGTCAAAACGAGAATTCTGTAATTAGATACAATGGCATGCTGGTCCTAAAACTCGGTCTGTGCTATTCCATCGTTGCAGCCCTGGTTCTTGCAGCATTGCACCAATGGATTCCTCATTTATTTACCCGGGAACAAGAGGTGCTTCAGATCGCCGCTCAGCTCATGCTGCTGGCAGCAGCATTTCAAATCTCTGATGCGGTTCAGGCCATTGGAATTGGAATATTAAGGGGATTGCAGGACGTGCGAATACCAACACTGATTACTACCATTTCTTATTGGGTCATTGGAATTCCTTCCGGATATCTATTAGCCACTTTGTTTGAGCTAAAGGCTGTCGGAGTTTGGAGCGGATTTGTGATTTGTCTCAGCATTTCAGCCATATTCCTGTTGAGGAGATTTTTGCATATTACAAAATCACAAATACATTCAAAAACAATTTAG
- a CDS encoding glycosyltransferase family 2 protein, with amino-acid sequence MDSILHNYLSSRNRLTSLTDGIPSKELKMIVVIPAYQEKGLFQALDSLREAKKISGNVEVMPIINHPENAKSELKLFHEKQYAQLQKYAKEHSDDDFKVLAISPIEFSLKTAGVGMARQAGMDEAVRRFLKINKPDGIIINFDADCTCHPDYFIELDGYFDDENSKPCVGIGFEHPLDGLDAILKKGIVDYELHLRYYVQAQRSIGYPFAFHTLGSCFAVRANSYCEQGGMNQRKAGEDFYFMHKYSIHQQLGEISKPLVFPSARTSERVPFGTGKAMLDFQRSEIQRSYSLKAIQAFGVLFNEADLYLKNSESQMENFWMKRMPQAWTCLKKQGLLKEIAQLKANTSDFNVLVNRFRKWMNPFRLMKFLHDMRDSAYPDGEVGDCAMELLALKGINLEGTVNHEELLRIYRQLDYDIH; translated from the coding sequence ATGGATTCTATTTTGCATAATTACCTTTCCTCCCGCAATCGATTGACTTCATTGACAGATGGAATCCCATCGAAGGAGCTGAAGATGATCGTGGTGATTCCTGCTTATCAGGAGAAAGGCTTGTTTCAGGCCTTGGATTCTTTAAGAGAAGCAAAGAAAATTTCTGGTAATGTCGAAGTGATGCCCATCATTAATCACCCGGAAAATGCAAAATCGGAGCTCAAGCTTTTCCATGAAAAACAATACGCTCAGTTGCAAAAATATGCCAAAGAACACTCTGATGACGATTTCAAAGTTTTGGCAATTTCTCCAATTGAATTTTCTTTAAAGACGGCTGGAGTTGGAATGGCAAGACAAGCCGGAATGGATGAAGCGGTGAGAAGATTTTTAAAAATAAATAAACCAGATGGTATCATCATCAACTTTGATGCGGATTGTACTTGTCATCCGGATTATTTCATAGAATTGGATGGGTATTTTGATGATGAAAATAGTAAACCCTGCGTTGGGATTGGTTTTGAGCATCCATTGGATGGCCTTGATGCCATACTGAAAAAAGGAATTGTCGATTATGAATTGCATCTGCGATACTATGTGCAAGCTCAGAGGTCGATCGGGTATCCTTTTGCGTTTCACACACTAGGTTCTTGTTTTGCGGTCAGAGCGAATTCTTATTGCGAGCAGGGTGGAATGAATCAAAGAAAGGCGGGTGAGGATTTTTATTTTATGCATAAATATTCAATTCATCAACAATTGGGAGAAATTTCAAAGCCACTTGTTTTTCCATCGGCAAGGACTTCTGAGAGGGTGCCTTTTGGTACGGGAAAGGCCATGTTGGATTTTCAGCGTTCAGAAATACAAAGAAGCTATTCGCTAAAGGCTATTCAGGCTTTCGGTGTATTGTTTAATGAAGCAGATTTGTATTTGAAAAATTCTGAAAGCCAGATGGAAAATTTTTGGATGAAAAGAATGCCCCAAGCATGGACCTGCCTTAAAAAACAAGGGCTGCTCAAAGAAATTGCGCAGTTAAAAGCAAATACCTCGGATTTTAATGTACTCGTCAATCGATTCAGGAAATGGATGAATCCTTTCAGACTTATGAAATTTTTACATGACATGCGTGATTCAGCTTATCCCGATGGCGAGGTAGGAGATTGCGCCATGGAGTTACTGGCTTTAAAAGGAATAAATTTAGAAGGAACTGTAAATCATGAGGAATTACTCCGCATTTACAGACAATTGGATTATGACATTCATTGA
- a CDS encoding tRNA-(ms[2]io[6]A)-hydroxylase: protein MSEAIDLTKLGLHLPTDPRWVDLTQFSLEDILTDHAYCEQKAASACIGLIQQYPDYEEIVHQVAPVVTEEWGHFRQVVAELHKRGLKLGFQRKDEYVAELMKFQRKGGSKQDRLLDQLLTCALIEARSCERFRLLSLYLKEEDLKKFYKGFMISEAGHYKMFIGLAETYFPKGQVRSRWKEYLKYEAVIVQKLKPRGDRMH, encoded by the coding sequence ATGTCTGAAGCAATAGACCTTACCAAACTGGGTTTGCATTTACCGACTGATCCAAGATGGGTGGATCTCACACAATTTTCTCTGGAAGATATATTGACAGATCATGCCTATTGTGAGCAGAAAGCAGCAAGTGCTTGCATTGGATTGATCCAACAATATCCGGATTACGAAGAAATTGTCCATCAAGTAGCACCGGTGGTTACCGAAGAATGGGGGCATTTCAGACAGGTTGTAGCAGAATTACATAAGAGGGGATTAAAATTGGGATTTCAGAGAAAGGATGAATACGTCGCAGAGCTCATGAAATTTCAGAGAAAGGGTGGCAGTAAGCAAGATCGATTGTTGGATCAGTTGTTGACTTGCGCTTTGATTGAAGCGCGGAGTTGTGAGCGTTTCAGATTACTTTCTTTGTACTTAAAAGAAGAAGATCTAAAAAAGTTTTACAAAGGGTTTATGATCTCTGAAGCAGGTCACTACAAGATGTTTATTGGTTTGGCTGAAACCTATTTTCCAAAAGGCCAGGTCCGGTCTCGTTGGAAAGAATATTTAAAATACGAAGCTGTTATTGTGCAAAAATTAAAACCGAGAGGTGACAGGATGCACTAA
- a CDS encoding dipeptidase, with protein MNPYIEKNKQKFLDELLELLRIPSVSADSRHQQDTANCAEAVRASLLAAGCDSAEICPTGGHPIVFGQKIVDPKLPTVLTYGHYDVQPPDPLDLWTSGPFEPVVKDGKIYARGACDDKGQMYMHVKALETMIQTNKLPCNVKFLIEGEEEVGSANLGAFLEANKEKLKADIVLVSDTSMISLETPSLETGLRGLAYMEVEVTGPNRDLHSGVYGGAVANPITILAKMIASMHDENNHITIPGFYEDVMDLSVEERKDLNKAPFNLEDYKKDLNVEEVWGEKGYTTLERTGIRPTLELNGIWGGYTGEGAKTVLPSKAFAKISMRLVPNQNSSKIARLFEKHFVAIAPKSVKVKVTEHHGGEPVVTPTDSEAYKAAAMALEESFGIKPIPTRGGGSIPIIALFEKVLGLKTVLMGFGLDSDNIHSPNEHFGLENYYKGIETIPLFYKNYAQLKKNAS; from the coding sequence ATGAACCCATATATTGAAAAAAACAAGCAAAAGTTTTTGGATGAACTGCTTGAGTTATTGAGAATTCCATCTGTGAGCGCAGATTCCAGACATCAGCAAGACACCGCCAATTGTGCAGAAGCAGTAAGAGCCTCTCTTTTGGCAGCAGGTTGTGACAGCGCTGAAATTTGTCCCACAGGCGGACATCCCATTGTGTTTGGGCAAAAAATAGTAGATCCAAAACTTCCAACAGTCCTCACCTATGGACACTATGATGTTCAACCTCCTGACCCACTTGATCTTTGGACCAGTGGTCCCTTTGAGCCGGTAGTAAAAGATGGAAAAATTTATGCAAGAGGCGCCTGCGATGACAAAGGTCAGATGTATATGCATGTGAAAGCACTGGAGACAATGATTCAAACAAACAAGCTGCCATGCAATGTCAAATTTCTCATCGAAGGTGAAGAAGAGGTAGGTTCAGCCAATCTGGGAGCATTTCTGGAAGCCAACAAGGAAAAATTAAAAGCCGACATCGTCCTGGTGAGCGACACCTCCATGATTTCATTGGAGACTCCTTCCCTGGAAACTGGATTGAGAGGTCTCGCATATATGGAAGTGGAGGTCACAGGACCCAACAGAGATTTGCATTCAGGAGTCTATGGAGGCGCTGTGGCCAATCCAATCACCATCCTGGCAAAAATGATCGCATCCATGCACGATGAAAACAATCACATCACCATCCCTGGATTTTATGAAGATGTGATGGATTTGAGTGTTGAGGAAAGAAAGGATCTTAACAAAGCCCCTTTCAATCTGGAGGACTACAAGAAAGACTTGAATGTAGAAGAGGTTTGGGGAGAAAAAGGCTATACCACCCTCGAACGAACCGGAATCAGACCTACCCTCGAGCTCAATGGTATTTGGGGTGGATATACTGGTGAAGGAGCCAAGACGGTCCTGCCATCCAAAGCTTTTGCCAAGATTTCAATGCGGTTGGTTCCCAATCAAAATTCTTCCAAAATTGCAAGACTCTTTGAAAAACATTTTGTTGCCATCGCTCCAAAGTCTGTAAAGGTTAAGGTAACAGAGCATCACGGTGGTGAGCCGGTCGTTACGCCAACTGACAGCGAAGCTTATAAAGCTGCGGCAATGGCCCTTGAAGAGAGTTTTGGAATAAAACCAATTCCTACCCGTGGTGGTGGAAGCATTCCAATTATTGCTCTTTTCGAAAAAGTCCTCGGATTAAAAACGGTGTTAATGGGATTTGGATTGGATTCTGACAACATTCACTCCCCAAATGAACACTTTGGTCTCGAAAATTATTACAAGGGAATTGAAACCATTCCTCTTTTTTATAAAAATTACGCACAACTCAAAAAGAACGCATCATGA